In a genomic window of Xylophilus rhododendri:
- a CDS encoding NAD(P)/FAD-dependent oxidoreductase, producing the protein MIRISEIKLGLEHDEAALQAAAAQALGLAPEAIARLHIHKRSFDARKQAVMAVYIVDVALADPAQEAGLLQRNEKNPHIAASPDMAWYPPAGAPFESPQRPVVIGFGPCGIFAALVLAQLGLKPIVLERGRSVRQRTQDTWGLWRRKELQPESNVQFGEGGAGTFSDGKLYSQIKDPRHLGRKVMNEFVAAGAPPEILTEARPHIGTFKLVKVVENIRAKIVELGGEIRFEHKVVDLHIEAGPRGRQLRGLTVLDQASGERHEMRADHVVLALGHSARDTFEMLYRRGVHIEAKPFSIGFRVEHPQGVIDRARWGRHAGHPKLGAADYRLVHHAANGRAVYSFCMCPGGTVVAATSEPGRVVTNGMSQYSRNERNANAGIVVGIDPSDFPTDYLHLDLPPEAQGKPHALAGIEMQRRLESNAYVLGGSDYQAPGQLVGDFVAGRPSAALGEVEPSYKPGVRLGDLHAALPGYAIEAMREAFPAFARKIPGFDRHDAVLTGVETRTSSPIKITRGEDFQSLNLRGLFPAGEGASYAGGILSAGVDGVKVAEALAMDIAAPATA; encoded by the coding sequence ATGATCCGCATCTCCGAAATCAAGCTCGGCCTCGAGCACGACGAGGCCGCGCTGCAGGCCGCCGCCGCCCAGGCGCTCGGCCTGGCGCCCGAAGCCATCGCCCGCCTGCACATCCACAAACGCAGCTTCGACGCACGCAAGCAGGCGGTGATGGCCGTCTACATCGTCGACGTCGCCCTGGCCGATCCGGCGCAGGAAGCCGGCCTGCTGCAGCGCAACGAAAAGAACCCGCACATCGCCGCCTCGCCCGACATGGCCTGGTATCCGCCGGCCGGCGCGCCCTTCGAATCGCCGCAGCGGCCGGTCGTCATCGGCTTCGGGCCCTGCGGCATCTTCGCGGCGCTGGTGCTGGCCCAGCTGGGGCTCAAGCCCATCGTGCTGGAGCGCGGCCGCAGCGTGCGCCAGCGCACCCAGGACACCTGGGGCCTGTGGCGGCGCAAGGAGCTGCAGCCGGAGTCGAACGTGCAGTTCGGCGAAGGCGGCGCCGGCACGTTTTCCGACGGCAAGCTCTACAGCCAGATCAAGGATCCGCGCCATCTCGGCCGCAAGGTGATGAACGAGTTCGTGGCCGCCGGCGCGCCGCCCGAGATCCTGACCGAGGCGCGGCCGCACATCGGCACCTTCAAGCTGGTCAAGGTGGTGGAGAACATTCGCGCCAAGATCGTGGAACTCGGTGGCGAGATCCGCTTCGAGCACAAGGTGGTCGACCTGCACATCGAGGCCGGCCCGCGCGGCCGGCAGCTGCGCGGCCTGACCGTGCTGGACCAGGCCAGCGGCGAGCGCCACGAGATGCGCGCCGACCATGTGGTGCTGGCGCTCGGCCACAGTGCCCGCGACACCTTCGAGATGCTGTACCGGCGTGGCGTGCACATCGAGGCCAAGCCCTTTTCCATCGGCTTTCGGGTGGAGCATCCGCAGGGCGTGATCGACCGCGCCCGCTGGGGCCGGCATGCCGGCCATCCCAAGCTGGGCGCGGCCGATTACCGGCTGGTGCACCATGCCGCCAACGGCCGGGCCGTCTACAGCTTCTGCATGTGCCCGGGCGGCACCGTGGTGGCGGCCACCAGCGAGCCGGGGCGTGTGGTCACCAACGGCATGAGCCAGTACTCCCGCAACGAACGCAATGCCAATGCGGGCATCGTCGTCGGCATAGACCCCAGCGACTTCCCCACCGACTACCTGCACCTCGACCTGCCGCCCGAAGCCCAGGGCAAGCCCCATGCGCTGGCCGGCATCGAGATGCAGCGCCGGCTCGAATCGAACGCCTATGTGCTGGGCGGCAGCGACTACCAGGCGCCCGGCCAGCTGGTCGGCGATTTCGTGGCCGGCCGGCCTTCGGCCGCGCTCGGCGAGGTCGAGCCCAGCTACAAGCCCGGCGTGCGCCTGGGCGACCTGCATGCGGCCCTGCCCGGCTATGCCATCGAGGCGATGCGCGAAGCCTTCCCGGCCTTCGCCCGCAAGATCCCCGGCTTCGACCGCCATGATGCGGTGCTGACCGGTGTCGAAACCCGCACCTCCTCGCCGATCAAGATCACCCGCGGCGAGGATTTCCAGAGCCTGAACCTGCGCGGCCTGTTCCCCGCCGGCGAAGGCGCGAGTTATGCCGGCGGCATCCTGTCGGCCGGCGTGGACGGCGTGAAGGTGGCCGAGGCGCTGGCGATGGACATCGCCGCGCCCGCCACCGCCTGA